The Capra hircus breed San Clemente chromosome 25, ASM170441v1, whole genome shotgun sequence genome has a window encoding:
- the CCP110 gene encoding centriolar coiled-coil protein of 110 kDa isoform X3, producing MEEYEKFCEKSLSRIQEASLSTESFLPVQSESISLIRFHGVAVLSPLLNIEKRKEMQQEKQKALDVEARRQVNRKKALLTRVQEILENVQVRKAPNASDFHQWETETVYSNSEVRNLNVPATLPNILPSPTEHSTLAKFEKITGILPLNNEDRFKSNVIDLARDLEELSYLKQCDSSNISQAENEASLKTSSTAAQETLLFPTNEEQDPSLLEEVTPDPYIMSLQNLMKKSKEYIEREQSRRSLRSSVKSSVNESLSDKENDAVKVTDNGKEKSQLIGKHCGSVIPDKPSLNKSNVLLQGAFTQASSMNTSVLGNFSKVDISIRTGHSTVLETDSNFQGIPTFVTENNVIKSLTGSYAKIPSPEPSLSPKMHRRRSRPSSACHILINNPINASELSPKGKEQAVELVVQETDEKTNVPETVPKLPVDLAAVCSSKVYVSKNTEAIQEMVLGKSNQVSQPSGNQLENKVFHGLAHMEGQLISDARGLHRMDSTCTAGERLHESYAARECVLNQNFGTVSGVKSTNVLEKNCNLQMELNKSYDVKNPSPLLMQNQNTRQQMDTPTVSCGKEQFLENSFEKVKRRLDLDIDNLQKENYPYVVTTGVAEQERQHLPEKRYSKGSVYIKNKMLESSSKEGEEILKSRMLAFEEMRKRLEQQHAQQLSLLIAEQEREQERLQKDIEEQEKMLKEKTVITAEASELDISNAVDLDWRKISDSGLLDTVLSQVDSLHTSNSDSSGFTSSALQHSFGSANEVPFYLWGSSTSGLTKLSVTRPFGRAKTKWSQVFSPEVQAKFNKVTAVAKGFLTRRLMQTDKLKQLRQTVKDTMEFIRSFQSEAPLKRGVVSAQDASLQERVLAQLRAALYGIHDIFFVMDAAERMSILHHDREVRKEKMLRQMV from the exons ATGGAGGAGTATGAGAAGTTTTGTGAGAAAAGTCTCTCCAGAATCCAAGAAGCATCGTTATCCACAGAGAGCTTTCTACCTGTCCAGTCTGAAAGCATCTCACTTATTCGCTTCCATGGAGTGGCTGTGCTTTCTCCACTG CTTAAtattgagaaaagaaaggaaatgcaacaaGAAAAGCAGAAAGCACTTGATGTCGAAGCAAGAAGGCAGGTTAATAGGAAGAAGGCTTTACTGACTCGTGTCCAGGAGATTCTTGAAAATGTTCAG gttagAAAAGCACCTAATGCCAGTGATTTTCatcagtgggagactgaaacagTTTACTCTAATTCAGAAGTCAGAAACTTGAATGTTCCTGCTACCCTTCCAAATATCTTGCCAAGCCCCACTGAACACTCTACTTTAGCAAAGTTTGAAAAGATAACTGGAATTTTGCCACTGAATAATGAGGATCGATTTAAATCTAATGTGATAGACTTAGCTAGGGACTTGGAAGAATTGAGTTATCTGAAGCAATGTGATAGTTCAAATATTAGCCAGGCAGAAAATGAAGCTTCTTTAAAGACTTCCTCAACAGCTGCACAAGAGACACTTCTCTTTCCAACAAATGAAGAACAAGATCCATCACTTTTGGAGGAAGTTACTCCGGATCCCTACATAATGAGTCTTCAGAACCTGATGAAAAAGTCAAAGGAATACATAGAAAGGGAGCAGTCTAGGCGCAGTCTGAGAAGTAGTGTAAAGAGCAGTGTTAATGAGAGTCTTTCAGACAaagaaaatgatgctgttaaggtgACTGACAATGGAAAGGAGAAGTCCCAGTTGATAGGCAAACACTGTGGTTCAGTTATTCCTGACAAACCAAGCCTTAATAAATCTAATGTTCTTCTCCAAGGTGCTTTCACTCAAGCAAGCAGCATGAATACATCTGTTTTAGGTAACTTTTCTAAAGTGGATATATCAATACGAACTGGCCATTCCACTGTTTTAGAGACTGATTCTAATTTCCAAGGCATTCCCACTTTTGTTACTGAAAATAATGTTATCAAAAGTCTTACTGGTTCATATGCCAAAATACCTAGCCCAGAGCCAAGCCTGAGTCCTAAAATGCATCGAAGGCGTTCTAGGCCATCATCAGCATGTCATATACTTATAAATAACCCAATAAATGCTTCAGAATTAAGTCCTAAAGGGAAAGAACAGGCAGTAGAGTTAGTTGTTCAAGAAACTGATGAAAAAACAAATGTACCCGAAACGGTGCCAAAGTTACCAGTTGATTTAGCAGCAGTTTGTTCAAGTAAGGTTTATGTCAGCAAAAATACAGAAGCCATACAGGAAATGGTTTTAGGTAAATCAAATCAGGTATCTCAACCTTCAGGTaatcaattagaaaataaagtttttcatGGACTTGCTCACATGGAAGGTCAGTTAATATCTGATGCAAGAGGACTGCACAGAATGGACAGTACATGTACTGCAGGGGAAAGATTGCATGAGTCATATGCCGCCAGAGAGTGTGTTCTGAATCAAAACTTTGGTACTGTGAGTGGAGTCAAGTCAACCAATGTGTTAGAGAAAAACTGCAACTTACAGATGGAACTGAATAAGTCTTATGATGTAAAAAACCCATCTCCTTTACTGATGCAGAACCAGAATACCAGACAGCAGATGGATACCCCTACAGTGTCCTGTGGAAAAGAGCaatttttggaaaacagttttgagAAAGTTAAACGGAGACTTGATTTAGATATTGATAAtttgcaaaaagaaaactacCCTTATGTTGTAACAACTGGAGTAGCTGAACAGGAAAGGCAACATTTGCCAGAAAAAAGATATTCTAAAGGATCTGTCTACATCAAGAATAAGATGTTAGAAAGTAGTTCCAAAG AAGGCGAGGAGATACTAAAAAGCAGGATGTTAGCTTTTGAAGAAATGCGGAAGAGACTAGAACAACAGCATGCCCAGCAGTTATCACTACTCATAGCTGAGCAGGAAAGGGAACAGGAAAGACTGCAAAAG GACATAgaagaacaggagaaaatgttAAAAGAGAAGACGGTAATTACAGCAGAAGCCTCTGAATTGGACATTAGCAATGCTGTGGACTTAGACTGGAGAAAGATAAGTGACTCTGGTTTACTAGACACAGTGCTGTCTCAAGTGGACTCACTCCATACTTCGAATTCAGATAGTTctg GTTTCACAAGTTCTGCCCTACAACATAGCTTTGGTTCTGCAAATGAAGTACCGTTCTACCTCTGGGGATCATCAACTAGTGGCTTGACCAAACTCTCAGTAACAAGGCCTTTTGGAAGGGCCAAAACTAAGTGGTCTCAG gttttcaGTCCAGAAGTACAAGCAAAATTTAACAAAGTCACTGCAGTGGCAAAAGGATTCCTTACTCGTAGGCTTATGCAGACAGATAAGCTGAAACAACTTCGACAAACTGTAAAA gaTACTATGGAATTTATAAGAAGTTTTCAGTCCGAAGCACCTTTAAAGAGAGGAGTTGTTTCAGCACAAGATGCTTCTCTTCAGGAAAGAGTGTTAGCTCAG TTGCGAGCTGCCCTGTATGGCATTCATGACATATTCTTTGTAATGGATGCAGCTGAAAGAATGTCTATTCTACATCATGATCGAGAAGTTCGCAAAGAGAAAATGCTCAGGCAAATG
- the CCP110 gene encoding centriolar coiled-coil protein of 110 kDa isoform X2 has translation MEEYEKFCEKSLSRIQEASLSTESFLPVQSESISLIRFHGVAVLSPLLNIEKRKEMQQEKQKALDVEARRQVNRKKALLTRVQEILENVQVRKAPNASDFHQWETETVYSNSEVRNLNVPATLPNILPSPTEHSTLAKFEKITGILPLNNEDRFKSNVIDLARDLEELSYLKQCDSSNISQAENEASLKTSSTAAQETLLFPTNEEQDPSLLEEVTPDPYIMSLQNLMKKSKEYIEREQSRRSLRSSVKSSVNESLSDKENDAVKVTDNGKEKSQLIGKHCGSVIPDKPSLNKSNVLLQGAFTQASSMNTSVLGNFSKVDISIRTGHSTVLETDSNFQGIPTFVTENNVIKSLTGSYAKIPSPEPSLSPKMHRRRSRPSSACHILINNPINASELSPKGKEQAVELVVQETDEKTNVPETVPKLPVDLAAVCSSKVYVSKNTEAIQEMVLGKSNQVSQPSGNQLENKVFHGLAHMEGQLISDARGLHRMDSTCTAGERLHESYAARECVLNQNFGTVSGVKSTNVLEKNCNLQMELNKSYDVKNPSPLLMQNQNTRQQMDTPTVSCGKEQFLENSFEKVKRRLDLDIDNLQKENYPYVVTTGVAEQERQHLPEKRYSKGSVYIKNKMLESSSKEGEEILKSRMLAFEEMRKRLEQQHAQQLSLLIAEQEREQERLQKDIEEQEKMLKEKTVITAEASELDISNAVDLDWRKISDSGLLDTVLSQVDSLHTSNSDSSGFTSSALQHSFGSANEVPFYLWGSSTSGLTKLSVTRPFGRAKTKWSQVFSPEVQAKFNKVTAVAKGFLTRRLMQTDKLKQLRQTVKDTMEFIRSFQSEAPLKRGVVSAQDASLQERVLAQLRAALYGIHDIFFVMDAAERMSILHHDREVRKEKMLRQMDKMKSPRVALSAATQKSLDRKKYMKAAEMGMPSKKFLVKQNPSETRVLQPNQGQNAPVHRLLSRQGSICRKNPKKAAKCCDNLRRQHSLG, from the exons ATGGAGGAGTATGAGAAGTTTTGTGAGAAAAGTCTCTCCAGAATCCAAGAAGCATCGTTATCCACAGAGAGCTTTCTACCTGTCCAGTCTGAAAGCATCTCACTTATTCGCTTCCATGGAGTGGCTGTGCTTTCTCCACTG CTTAAtattgagaaaagaaaggaaatgcaacaaGAAAAGCAGAAAGCACTTGATGTCGAAGCAAGAAGGCAGGTTAATAGGAAGAAGGCTTTACTGACTCGTGTCCAGGAGATTCTTGAAAATGTTCAG gttagAAAAGCACCTAATGCCAGTGATTTTCatcagtgggagactgaaacagTTTACTCTAATTCAGAAGTCAGAAACTTGAATGTTCCTGCTACCCTTCCAAATATCTTGCCAAGCCCCACTGAACACTCTACTTTAGCAAAGTTTGAAAAGATAACTGGAATTTTGCCACTGAATAATGAGGATCGATTTAAATCTAATGTGATAGACTTAGCTAGGGACTTGGAAGAATTGAGTTATCTGAAGCAATGTGATAGTTCAAATATTAGCCAGGCAGAAAATGAAGCTTCTTTAAAGACTTCCTCAACAGCTGCACAAGAGACACTTCTCTTTCCAACAAATGAAGAACAAGATCCATCACTTTTGGAGGAAGTTACTCCGGATCCCTACATAATGAGTCTTCAGAACCTGATGAAAAAGTCAAAGGAATACATAGAAAGGGAGCAGTCTAGGCGCAGTCTGAGAAGTAGTGTAAAGAGCAGTGTTAATGAGAGTCTTTCAGACAaagaaaatgatgctgttaaggtgACTGACAATGGAAAGGAGAAGTCCCAGTTGATAGGCAAACACTGTGGTTCAGTTATTCCTGACAAACCAAGCCTTAATAAATCTAATGTTCTTCTCCAAGGTGCTTTCACTCAAGCAAGCAGCATGAATACATCTGTTTTAGGTAACTTTTCTAAAGTGGATATATCAATACGAACTGGCCATTCCACTGTTTTAGAGACTGATTCTAATTTCCAAGGCATTCCCACTTTTGTTACTGAAAATAATGTTATCAAAAGTCTTACTGGTTCATATGCCAAAATACCTAGCCCAGAGCCAAGCCTGAGTCCTAAAATGCATCGAAGGCGTTCTAGGCCATCATCAGCATGTCATATACTTATAAATAACCCAATAAATGCTTCAGAATTAAGTCCTAAAGGGAAAGAACAGGCAGTAGAGTTAGTTGTTCAAGAAACTGATGAAAAAACAAATGTACCCGAAACGGTGCCAAAGTTACCAGTTGATTTAGCAGCAGTTTGTTCAAGTAAGGTTTATGTCAGCAAAAATACAGAAGCCATACAGGAAATGGTTTTAGGTAAATCAAATCAGGTATCTCAACCTTCAGGTaatcaattagaaaataaagtttttcatGGACTTGCTCACATGGAAGGTCAGTTAATATCTGATGCAAGAGGACTGCACAGAATGGACAGTACATGTACTGCAGGGGAAAGATTGCATGAGTCATATGCCGCCAGAGAGTGTGTTCTGAATCAAAACTTTGGTACTGTGAGTGGAGTCAAGTCAACCAATGTGTTAGAGAAAAACTGCAACTTACAGATGGAACTGAATAAGTCTTATGATGTAAAAAACCCATCTCCTTTACTGATGCAGAACCAGAATACCAGACAGCAGATGGATACCCCTACAGTGTCCTGTGGAAAAGAGCaatttttggaaaacagttttgagAAAGTTAAACGGAGACTTGATTTAGATATTGATAAtttgcaaaaagaaaactacCCTTATGTTGTAACAACTGGAGTAGCTGAACAGGAAAGGCAACATTTGCCAGAAAAAAGATATTCTAAAGGATCTGTCTACATCAAGAATAAGATGTTAGAAAGTAGTTCCAAAG AAGGCGAGGAGATACTAAAAAGCAGGATGTTAGCTTTTGAAGAAATGCGGAAGAGACTAGAACAACAGCATGCCCAGCAGTTATCACTACTCATAGCTGAGCAGGAAAGGGAACAGGAAAGACTGCAAAAG GACATAgaagaacaggagaaaatgttAAAAGAGAAGACGGTAATTACAGCAGAAGCCTCTGAATTGGACATTAGCAATGCTGTGGACTTAGACTGGAGAAAGATAAGTGACTCTGGTTTACTAGACACAGTGCTGTCTCAAGTGGACTCACTCCATACTTCGAATTCAGATAGTTctg GTTTCACAAGTTCTGCCCTACAACATAGCTTTGGTTCTGCAAATGAAGTACCGTTCTACCTCTGGGGATCATCAACTAGTGGCTTGACCAAACTCTCAGTAACAAGGCCTTTTGGAAGGGCCAAAACTAAGTGGTCTCAG gttttcaGTCCAGAAGTACAAGCAAAATTTAACAAAGTCACTGCAGTGGCAAAAGGATTCCTTACTCGTAGGCTTATGCAGACAGATAAGCTGAAACAACTTCGACAAACTGTAAAA gaTACTATGGAATTTATAAGAAGTTTTCAGTCCGAAGCACCTTTAAAGAGAGGAGTTGTTTCAGCACAAGATGCTTCTCTTCAGGAAAGAGTGTTAGCTCAG TTGCGAGCTGCCCTGTATGGCATTCATGACATATTCTTTGTAATGGATGCAGCTGAAAGAATGTCTATTCTACATCATGATCGAGAAGTTCGCAAAGAGAAAATGCTCAGGCAAATG